From Vicinamibacterales bacterium:
AATCCATCATGAAGGCCCACACCTGTGCCGGCGACCGTTCGATCCGGATGGTGTATTTGAACGACCGCATCGTCAGTGATGGCGCAGCTCGCCGGCGCGAATCGCGACCGCGAGCTGATTGTCCTTCGTCGGCAGCGGACAGGTGGCGAAGCCGGTGAACGCACAGGGCGGGTTGTAGGCCCGGTTGAAATCCAGGTCGACGTAGCCGTCCTTCGGCAGCGGGGCGTGCAGGTAGCGGCCGGCTTCGTAGGTCTCGGTGCGGCTCGTGAGATCCTTGAAGATGAAGAACAGATCCTCCCGACGGGAGGTTTCGTACACGGGCTCGAGCCGCCAGGTGCGTCCCTCCAGCGTGAACTCGACGTAGCCGGGACTCTCCATCGGCACGAGCTGACCGAGCACGTTCAACACGGAAACGGTCTTCATCGCCTGGTACGGCGTGAATCGCGCCTTCAGGCGATACGCCGGGTCGGTCGGGAAATAGCGCAGGCCCGCGAACCTCCTGCGGGCCGGGCTGTCGGGATCGAGCATGCGCAGTCCGACGCGGTCGCCGCGGCGGATGACGAACAGGCTGATGCGCGCGCTCACGACCGCGTTCGACTCGCCGCCGGCGAGCACGACCGGTCCCGAGGCGTGTTTCCCCGCCACCTCGACGTGGGCCGCGGGGTCCGGCGCGAAGGTCACCTTACCGGCCGCCAGGGTGAACACCCCGAGGCGCTTCGGCGCACGCGCCGGCAGCTTGATCTCCGAGGCCGGGTCGCTGCCCGCGCTGTTCGCGCCGTCGTGGAGCCAGAACAGTCCCTGAACCGCCAGCCATCCGTTGGGGGCCGTCAGCTCCGCCAGACGCTTCTGCCGGTACGTGTCGAGCTCCGCGCGATACGACGCCGTCTGACCGGCGGCGAGCGCGAGAACGATTGCGGCACAGAGTGATTTCATCGGTCGCGCCTTTCAAGCGTGGCGCGCGCGGCGTCCATACGCGGAGGATACACCGTTGCCGGCCGCGGATGGCACGGATCAGGCCACGGATTACACGGAGCACGCGAGCACACGGAGTCCATCGGCACGGTGATACGATGGCTGCGTTCCCTGCCACGGAAAGGAGCCTGCATGACGTCCACGAGAATCGCGGTGGCCGCCTGCGCCGCCGTGCTCGCGGTTGCCTCGGCCGCGGAGGCGCAGCGATGGGGTTACGGCCGGCGGCCCCGCGACGGCGCGTGCTTCTACGAGGACCGTAACTTCGGCGGTCAGTACTTCTGTGTCGACGCGGGCGCGAACCTGCCGTCGATCCCGCAGGGGATGAGCGATCGGATCTCCTCGCTTCGCGTCTTCGGCCGGGCGGAGGTCACGATCTATCGCGATTACCGCTTCAACGGGCGATCGACCCGGTTCACGCGCGATGTCCGCGACCTCAGGAACGAGGGCTGGAACGACGCCATTTCGTCGCTCGACGTGCGCGGCCGCAATGCCGGCGGCTCCGGCGGCGGCGATCCCGATCGCATCGTCCGCCGCGCGTACGACGACATCCTCGAGCGCGAGCCGGATTCAGCCGGCCTGCGGCTGTACCGCTCCCGCATTGTCGATGACGGGTGGACCGAGGCGCAGGTGCGCGACGCCCTGCGGCGCAGTCCCGAGTACCAGAAGCTGATGGCGGACAAGGCGCGCGAGATCGTGCGTCGTGCCTATCTCAACGTGCTCAAGCGGGAGCCGGACGCGGGCGCCGGCAGCTACGTCGACAAAGTCGTCCGCCAGCGCTGGACCCAGGCGGATGTGGAGCGGGAGCTGCGCAAGAGCCCCGAGTACCGCGCCCGCGGCGGACGGTAGCGCCGTCGACCCCGAGCGATGGCGGTGCGCCGCATTCTCCATGTCGACATGGACGCGTTCTACGCGTCCGTCGAGCAGCGCGACCGCCCCGAGCTGCGGGGCAAGCCGGTCGCGGTCGGCGGAGACCCGCACCGCCGCGGCGTCGTCGCCGCTGCCAGCTACGAAGCGCGGACGTTCGGGGTGCGCTCGGCGATCCCGATGGCGCGCGCGGTGCGTCTCTGCCCGCACCTGATCATCGTCAAGCCCGACTTCCGGAAGTATCGCGCCGCCTCTGACGCGGTGTTCGAGATCTTCCGCTCGGTGACGCCGCTCGTCGAGCCGATGTCGCTCGACGAGGCGTATCTCGACGTCACCGAGAACGCGTGGGGGGAACCGCTGGGCCGCAACGTCGCGCTGCGGATCAAGCGGGCGATTCGCGACGCGACCGGCCTCACCGCGTCTGCCGGCGTGGCGCCGAACAAGTTCCTGGCGAAGATCGCCTCTGCCTGGAAGAAGCCCGACGGCCTCACCGTGATCGCGCCGGAACGGGTCGAGCGCTTCCTGCAGACGCTGCCGGTGGACGCGCTGTGGGGCGTCGGACCGGTGACCGCCGCGCGTCTCCGCGAGCGCGGCATCGAACGGCTGGTCGACGTGCGCACCGCCGACGACGAGGTCCTGCGCGCCGCGGTGGGGAGCTGGAGTGAGTGGCTGCGGCAGCTCGCCAACGGCATCGACGATCGCGAGGTCGAGCCGCACCACGAGCCCAAATCATCCGGCAGCGAGAACACCTACTCGCAGGATCTCACCGACATCAACGAGATCCGCGCCGAGATCGACGGCATGGCGCGAGACGCGGCCGAGTGGCTGGTCGAGCACGGGCTGCTCTGCCGGACGGTGACGATCAAGGTCCGCTATTCCGATTTCACCACGATCACCCGCAGCCACTCGCGATCGCCGGCCACCCGCGACGACGAAGACATCGCGCAGCGGGCGGTGAAGCTCCTCGAACGCACCGACGCGGCGAGCCGGCCGGTCCGGCTGCTCGGCGTCAGCGTGCACAACCTGGAAGATCCGTCCGCGCCGTTCGAGCCGGAAGATCCGCGCCTTCCGTTCGACGACTAACGAGCGGCGGCGTACAAGGCGCGATAAAGCCGCTGCCACTCGCGTCCCGTGGCGAGACGATAGTCGAGCCAGGGATCGAGGCTCGGGATGGCCGACGACGGGTCGCGGGGCAGCAGCCCGATGGGTGCGATCGCTCCGGTGACGTCGCCGCGCAGCAGCGCGACCTGGCTCTTCGCGAGCAGCGCGGACTGCGCCTGCGGATACAGGCGCAGCGCCTCGTCGATCTCGTTCGCCGCCTCGCGCAGGCGGCCGAGCGCCTGCTCGGCACGGCCGGCGAACAGCCGCGCGAGAAACGCCAGATCCTCCGCGAGCGCCCCGGACAGCGCCGTGCGAGCGTGAACGAGCGCTTCGTCATGGCGTCGCCGCTCGATCAACACCCGCGCCAGCCGGAGCCGCGCCTCGGCGTACTGCGGGTCGACGGCGAGCGCGCGCCGGAACAGGCGCTCCGCCTCCGCGTCGGCCTCGGCTTTGGGCGGAATGTCGAGGCCGGCGGCGGCGCGGGTGGCGGCGTTCGCGGAACTGGGAAAACGGCCGCTCTCGCGCCAGCGGCGAATCGCGACCGTATCGACGTTGCGCATCAGGACCTGATTCGTCGGCATGCCCTGAATCTCCGCGTACACGGCGCGATCGAACAAGAGGCGCGGATCGTCCGGCACCAGCTTCGCCGCGTTCGCGAGATGCACCGCGGCCTCCGCGTAGACTCTCCGCTCGAACAGGAATGCCAGCGTGGCGTGATACCAGTCGCCGACGAACGGATCCGCCGGCGCGGCGTCATGGATGCGGCCGACGAGGCTCCGGACGAAGGGCCAGTTCCAGTCCGACTCGATCTGTCCGAGCACCTCGCCGTCGCGGCTCACCGTCATGCGCCTGGTCGAGAGGAGCGGCGACTGCGATGCCGGGACCGGCGGCAGCGACGGCAGCGGCGACGGCGGAATCGACTCACGCGCGACCGCGACGTCGCTGTGCAGGAGCACCGCCCGCTTGAGAAACCCGCCGTAGCCAAGACGGGCGAGCGAGGCTCGCGCGAGCGCGTCGACCTTCCTCTGCAACTCGGTGTCCGGATCGTAGCGGCGTCCGGACAGAATCGACAGAAAGGTCCGCAACGGATCGTCCAGCAGCTGACGCTCGTGGTAGGTGAACGCCATTATTCGATCGGCCGCCTGATCGAGGACGCCAGGGGTGTGACTGCCGACCGCGCCGGCCCAACGCTCGAGCACCGCCACACCCGACGCAGGGAAATCCGAGGCGGCGGCCGGCGCGGGCGCCACGGCCGCGATGGCCAGAGTCACGAGCGCGATCGCGCGGCGTCGCATATCACCTACCTGCCAGGGCCGATCCCGATGTAGCTCTGGCGAGCCTTGACGGACAGCCCGGGCCGCTTGACGCGCACGTCGAGCCGATGCAGGCCGCCGGGGTCGACGCCATTCGGCGTGAAGGCGAGCACGTAGCGGCTGCGGAAGTCGCTCAGGATCCGGCGGAAGGCGGACGCCAGTTCCGCTCCCGACGCGACGCGAATCGTCTGACCGCCGGTTGCGTCGGCGAGATCCCCCAGCTCCGAGGAGACGGTATCGCCGGCGGAGACGGCGTAGATCACCGCATTCGATCGCTTCGCGGCGTCGACGACGGCATCGGCGGTCAGCCAGCTCGAGGTGTCGTACCCGTCCGTGCAGACAACGACGAGCGATCGTCCGGGCTGGGCCTGTGTGCTCATGAGCGCGACGAACACGCCGTCGAGCACGGAAGTGTCGCCGGCCGGCTTGACGGCGGCGAGTTCCGCACGCACGGTATCCAGGTCGGGGGTGAGCGCGAGGCGCAGCGCGACGTCATGGCGGAAGGTGACGAGCGCCGCGCGATCGCCGCGAGTGAGGCCGGCAAGGAAGGCCTCGCTCGCCCGCAGCAGCTCCGCGTGGCGGCGTCCGTCGATGCTCGCGCTCACGTCGAAGGCGAGCACGGCGTTGATCGGCTCGCTGGATTCGATCAGATGAACCGGCTGGACGACACCGTTGTCGCGCAGCTCGAAGTCGGCGGCGCTGAGACCGGCGACCGGGACGCGGCCGTCGGTCACCATCACGTCGACGCGGACGCCGATGGTCCGCGACGAGAAGGTCTGCAGCAGGATCGCCGTCATCAACGCCGGGACGAGGGACGCGGCCACGGCGGAATCCTACTTCGAGGTGCGCGCCCAGCGGGTTCTTACGGGTTCTTACGGGTTCTTACGGGTTCTTCGGGTTCTCCGGGTTCTACAGGTTCTACGGGTTCTACGGCAGTTCTCCGGGTTCGGGTTCTACGGGTTCTCCGGGTTCAACGTCGGTTCTACGGGTTCACGGGAAGTTCGACCAACCCGCACCCGAAGAACCTGAACCCGGAGAACCTGAACCCGAAGAACCTGTAGAACCCGGAGAACCCGGAGAACCCGTTTAAGCGTCTGCCGCGACCGCGACCTTCTTGCGTCCGCCGCGGGGCTTGGCGACCGACTTCTTTTCGCGCGGCTCCTTCGCCGGCTTCGGCTCCTTGGTACGGGCTGCCCGGCCGCCGGCGGTGCGGCGCCGGGTGCCGCGGGGCGCGTGGCGCTCCTCGACCGGCGACTGTTCCTCCTCGGCCGGCTGGGTTTCGGCCGCGGGGGCCTCCTCGGCATCCAGAATCGCCGGCGCGGCGCTCTCGCGGACGACGTCGCCGTCCACGATCTCCGCCTCGCGCTGCTCGGCGGCGAGCAGTTCGGCTTCCGCCTGCGCC
This genomic window contains:
- a CDS encoding DUF1684 domain-containing protein, whose translation is MKSLCAAIVLALAAGQTASYRAELDTYRQKRLAELTAPNGWLAVQGLFWLHDGANSAGSDPASEIKLPARAPKRLGVFTLAAGKVTFAPDPAAHVEVAGKHASGPVVLAGGESNAVVSARISLFVIRRGDRVGLRMLDPDSPARRRFAGLRYFPTDPAYRLKARFTPYQAMKTVSVLNVLGQLVPMESPGYVEFTLEGRTWRLEPVYETSRREDLFFIFKDLTSRTETYEAGRYLHAPLPKDGYVDLDFNRAYNPPCAFTGFATCPLPTKDNQLAVAIRAGELRHH
- a CDS encoding peptidase inhibitor family I36 protein → MTSTRIAVAACAAVLAVASAAEAQRWGYGRRPRDGACFYEDRNFGGQYFCVDAGANLPSIPQGMSDRISSLRVFGRAEVTIYRDYRFNGRSTRFTRDVRDLRNEGWNDAISSLDVRGRNAGGSGGGDPDRIVRRAYDDILEREPDSAGLRLYRSRIVDDGWTEAQVRDALRRSPEYQKLMADKAREIVRRAYLNVLKREPDAGAGSYVDKVVRQRWTQADVERELRKSPEYRARGGR
- the dinB gene encoding DNA polymerase IV encodes the protein MRRILHVDMDAFYASVEQRDRPELRGKPVAVGGDPHRRGVVAAASYEARTFGVRSAIPMARAVRLCPHLIIVKPDFRKYRAASDAVFEIFRSVTPLVEPMSLDEAYLDVTENAWGEPLGRNVALRIKRAIRDATGLTASAGVAPNKFLAKIASAWKKPDGLTVIAPERVERFLQTLPVDALWGVGPVTAARLRERGIERLVDVRTADDEVLRAAVGSWSEWLRQLANGIDDREVEPHHEPKSSGSENTYSQDLTDINEIRAEIDGMARDAAEWLVEHGLLCRTVTIKVRYSDFTTITRSHSRSPATRDDEDIAQRAVKLLERTDAASRPVRLLGVSVHNLEDPSAPFEPEDPRLPFDD
- a CDS encoding tetratricopeptide repeat protein, which gives rise to MRRRAIALVTLAIAAVAPAPAAASDFPASGVAVLERWAGAVGSHTPGVLDQAADRIMAFTYHERQLLDDPLRTFLSILSGRRYDPDTELQRKVDALARASLARLGYGGFLKRAVLLHSDVAVARESIPPSPLPSLPPVPASQSPLLSTRRMTVSRDGEVLGQIESDWNWPFVRSLVGRIHDAAPADPFVGDWYHATLAFLFERRVYAEAAVHLANAAKLVPDDPRLLFDRAVYAEIQGMPTNQVLMRNVDTVAIRRWRESGRFPSSANAATRAAAGLDIPPKAEADAEAERLFRRALAVDPQYAEARLRLARVLIERRRHDEALVHARTALSGALAEDLAFLARLFAGRAEQALGRLREAANEIDEALRLYPQAQSALLAKSQVALLRGDVTGAIAPIGLLPRDPSSAIPSLDPWLDYRLATGREWQRLYRALYAAAR
- a CDS encoding VWA domain-containing protein; amino-acid sequence: MAASLVPALMTAILLQTFSSRTIGVRVDVMVTDGRVPVAGLSAADFELRDNGVVQPVHLIESSEPINAVLAFDVSASIDGRRHAELLRASEAFLAGLTRGDRAALVTFRHDVALRLALTPDLDTVRAELAAVKPAGDTSVLDGVFVALMSTQAQPGRSLVVVCTDGYDTSSWLTADAVVDAAKRSNAVIYAVSAGDTVSSELGDLADATGGQTIRVASGAELASAFRRILSDFRSRYVLAFTPNGVDPGGLHRLDVRVKRPGLSVKARQSYIGIGPGR